A genomic window from Glycine max cultivar Williams 82 chromosome 17, Glycine_max_v4.0, whole genome shotgun sequence includes:
- the LOC100820296 gene encoding ubiquitin-like domain-containing protein — translation MATEHEKQLIVAKPNPNTKSPRRSSTSSSLAIIDGIFARKSFFYDRLPSQPLRLTVLKLDGSCFHIQVSKTATVAELKDAVEAVFSHVPHKGPAKISWAHVWGQFCLCYDGQKLVTEKDNLRNYGIKDGDQLRFIRHVTNNCCVQRKRLKKRVVYLKQHRRSSQVDGYQPKGNCDDDEIGSDDEATDNGKIKHHIEEEEEEEREEECVGKNKLAGFLGELFSYTPLAVVRRTRTKSKIWPTTMPKCILGSFRKIRSIVCFGRKRHYSRRLPWRPH, via the exons ATGGCCACCGAGCACGAAAAGCAGTTAATTGTGGCCAAACCGAACCCTAACACCAAAAGCCCTCGCCGATCCTCCACCTCTTCCTCGCTCGCCATCATCGACGGCATTTTCGCGAGAAAAAGCTTCTTCTACGACAGGCTTCCCTCCCAACCACTCAGACTCACCGTTCTCAAACTCGACGGTTCCTGCTTCC ATATTCAAGTTTCGAAGACCGCCACCGTTGCGGAACTGAAGGACGCAGTGGAGGCCGTGTTCAGTCACGTGCCTCACAAGGGGCCTGCCAAAATTTCATG GGCACATGTCTGGGGGCAGTTTTGCTTATGCTATGATGGACAGAAGCTAGTTACAGAAAAGGATAATCTTCGAAATTATGGTATCAAGGATGGTGACCAG CTTCGTTTCATCCGCCATGTTACAAACAATTGCTGTGTTCAAAGAAAGCGGTTGAAGAAAAGAGTTGTCTATTTGAAACAACACAGGAG GTCATCGCAAGTGGATGGCTATCAACCCAAAGGAAATTGTGATGATGATGAGATTGGTTCTGATGATGAAGCCACAGATAATGGGAAGATCAAGCACCATattgaagaagaggaagaagaagaaagagaagaagagtgTGTTGGAAAGAACAAATTAGCTGGCTTTTTGGGAGAGCTGTTTTCATACACTCCACTGGCAGTTGTGAGAAGAACTAGAACTAAAAGCAAGATTTGGCCAACAACTATGCCCAAATGTATACTTGGTAGTTTTAGAAAGATTAGAAGTATTGTATGCTTTGGCAGGAAGAGGCACTATTCTCGGAGACTTCCATGGAGACCGCATTAA